The following proteins are encoded in a genomic region of Acidobacteriota bacterium:
- a CDS encoding prepilin-type N-terminal cleavage/methylation domain-containing protein, translated as MKSNEKGFSLVELLVVVIIIAIVAAIAIPNLLASRRAANEASAISSLRTYHSAEATYQATLGNSVAYATAPNLTGLVDAVLAVAAPAKSGYTFTVTVGGTGNSTYCAAAAPASSSTGTNYYGVSVDGVIYKKASAIPCAAGVLDIDGAAPIQ; from the coding sequence ATGAAAAGCAACGAAAAAGGATTTTCACTAGTTGAACTGCTAGTGGTAGTGATCATCATCGCGATCGTCGCAGCGATCGCAATTCCAAATCTGCTTGCATCACGCCGTGCGGCGAACGAGGCAAGCGCAATTTCGTCACTTCGCACTTATCACAGTGCCGAAGCGACCTATCAGGCAACGCTCGGAAACAGCGTTGCATATGCAACCGCACCAAACCTTACCGGACTGGTCGATGCCGTGTTGGCAGTCGCAGCTCCGGCCAAGAGCGGATATACATTCACCGTGACGGTCGGCGGAACCGGCAATTCAACATATTGCGCGGCCGCAGCACCTGCGAGCTCATCGACCGGAACTAACTACTACGGTGTGAGTGTGGACGGTGTCATTTACAAGAAGGCATCAGCGATACCATGTGCTGCAGGCGTTTTGGATATCGACGGAGCCGCACCGATCCAATAG
- a CDS encoding ferritin-like domain-containing protein, with protein sequence MVFETNRDVLEWYERQPRALTPAFISSIPWQKVNDHPFDERLIPILFYMRDVETLTDMYHRELLRTPTGKDPHISKFMERWGVEEVTHGEVLNRFLNELGVETGENWQEEIRRNVTKAYNANSYLLTTLTNLVGKKFTATHMTFGAIHEMEAAQGYRRLVALADHPVLTQILNGIIREESAHCQFYWSVARLELNGNELARRIARFITEHFWAPVGQGALSKKRTAYMIATLFSDDQAMSNLDKTVTQRVRQLPGFADITKMTETIGGIAKNSTFRLETA encoded by the coding sequence ATGGTATTTGAGACAAACAGAGATGTTCTTGAGTGGTACGAGCGGCAGCCGCGGGCATTGACGCCTGCATTTATCTCATCTATTCCCTGGCAAAAGGTGAACGATCATCCTTTCGATGAACGACTGATCCCGATACTGTTCTACATGCGCGATGTCGAGACCTTGACCGACATGTACCACCGCGAGCTGCTCCGGACGCCGACCGGCAAAGACCCGCACATTAGCAAATTTATGGAGCGTTGGGGCGTCGAAGAGGTAACTCACGGCGAGGTCCTCAACCGGTTTTTGAACGAACTCGGCGTCGAGACCGGCGAAAACTGGCAGGAGGAAATACGCCGAAACGTGACCAAGGCCTACAATGCGAATTCGTATCTGTTGACAACGCTGACCAATCTTGTCGGCAAAAAGTTTACGGCGACGCACATGACCTTCGGAGCGATCCACGAAATGGAGGCCGCACAAGGTTATCGCCGCCTGGTCGCCCTCGCCGATCATCCGGTCTTAACACAGATCCTTAACGGCATCATCCGCGAAGAGTCGGCCCACTGCCAATTTTATTGGAGCGTGGCCCGCCTTGAATTGAACGGAAACGAACTTGCCCGTCGGATCGCCCGTTTTATCACTGAACATTTCTGGGCACCCGTCGGCCAGGGAGCACTCAGCAAAAAACGGACGGCCTACATGATCGCTACGCTTTTCAGCGACGACCAAGCTATGTCCAACCTGGACAAGACCGTTACCCAACGCGTGCGCCAATTGCCGGGCTTTGCCGATATAACAAAGATGACCGAAACGATCGGCGGCATAGCTAAAAATTCGACGTTCCGCCTTGAAACTGCCTGA
- a CDS encoding MBL fold metallo-hydrolase yields the protein MKIIPISIPTPFYVGDVNVYLIKEDPLTLIDVGPKTPQAAEALRRELGKHGVQFSDVRRIVLTHAHEDHCGLAKQVRDEAKNAEIYIHKWETGHLFGRLAHEDHRNLMMRSGVPSAVFDELRGMYEEISLLTDSLADGDFHDLEDEMELEFDGGSLRVLHTPGHTPGSCSFVREADRTLICGDCVLKRITPNPIVSPHPLAPDKRFSSLAEYLVSLAKLKSYAPTLAHCGHGEPVTDFDEIFHRYVRAIDERQKKVIGFVDSTGITAFEVAKRLFPDSFDHDVHRFLSISESIAHLDYAQAEGKIGVELSGGVEYYRKN from the coding sequence ATGAAGATAATCCCGATCTCGATACCGACCCCATTCTATGTCGGCGACGTGAACGTTTACCTGATCAAAGAAGATCCGCTAACGCTTATCGACGTCGGGCCAAAGACGCCGCAGGCAGCCGAGGCTTTGCGGCGGGAGCTCGGCAAACACGGCGTTCAGTTCTCGGATGTCCGGCGAATTGTACTGACCCACGCCCACGAAGATCATTGCGGCCTCGCCAAACAGGTCCGCGACGAGGCGAAAAATGCCGAGATCTATATCCACAAATGGGAAACCGGCCATCTGTTCGGCCGCCTGGCTCACGAAGATCACCGAAACCTGATGATGCGAAGCGGCGTGCCGTCGGCTGTTTTCGACGAATTGCGCGGTATGTACGAGGAGATCAGTTTGCTGACCGATTCGCTCGCGGATGGTGATTTTCATGATCTCGAGGACGAGATGGAGCTTGAGTTTGATGGCGGTTCGCTTCGGGTTCTTCACACGCCTGGGCACACGCCGGGCTCGTGTTCCTTTGTCCGCGAGGCCGACCGAACGCTGATCTGCGGCGATTGCGTGCTCAAACGGATAACTCCGAATCCGATCGTCTCGCCGCATCCGCTGGCACCGGACAAACGCTTCAGTTCTCTCGCGGAATACCTCGTAAGTCTCGCTAAATTAAAGAGTTATGCGCCCACACTGGCCCATTGCGGGCATGGCGAACCGGTGACCGATTTTGACGAGATATTTCACCGGTACGTCCGTGCGATCGACGAACGGCAGAAGAAGGTGATCGGCTTTGTAGACAGCACCGGCATCACGGCATTTGAGGTTGCCAAGCGTTTGTTTCCCGATTCGTTCGATCACGATGTGCACCGGTTCCTGTCGATCTCCGAGTCGATCGCACACCTCGATTATGCCCAAGCGGAGGGCAAGATCGGCGTTGAATTAAGCGGCGGCGTTGAATATTACCGCAAGAATTAA
- a CDS encoding TonB-dependent receptor, producing MRVFPSNVTAAATKIGLFFAVSMLFALSAFAQTQSNAADLTGTVTDPTGAVVAGASVRAKGLATGISRNTTTDSQGQYTIVGLPPGEYEVTAEAATFKTSVISGVRLTVGQSANLTIKLELGETSVVVNVTGDDVQLVETSKSGVSNTIDQQKIINLPINERSATGFALTLSTVGRDNGRPIGPAPTSGLNIGGQRGRSTQVNVDGADFTDNSINAARSTVSMEAVQEYQVATNSYTAEFGRATGGVVNVVTKRGTNDFRGNVFGFIRDKSIQARNAFSPIAEPDFRRTQWGATFGGPIIKDKTFIFGAFERRQRDESGFFTSDVVGNLTSSATIPVIAGVNPIARTFVNLTSQQAAAINALVNSGVAANICAARAYAFFASSGGQTALLGANPLTSPNDGSVCPAISPIGPGAIGPRFLLSGAPVPLTATNASGLPIAFRPLNGLQRIFPVSERANYFTVRGDHNVDENNQISIRAGYNTIDLTGIQVESQNQSLGQNDFSRTGVTTVRDFSFNVSGNSIIGANMSNEIRLSYGKRDTTFRSQNGDAVAYNISGTAFIGRELFSPVERIEKRLQLMDNFSWTIGSHTLKVGGDINFVSIPRAHFELNFAGLYNFGNFAASNLNAGFAGLPDFTPVQSYGLGLPSTYIQGFGNPDSVIKNKPLAFFVQDTWRVDDRLTLNYGMRYDIEFTETIAPVGFRDPLTGINLASSDILAAQNAVGVQQGFPRDTNNWAPRFGFAYDWAGDGKTVTRGSIGLYYDHPLLVAAFNSDIADAAQQQQAVLTAGSPAPTSLFNAAQVFHGTVCGAQGSSAAICGAVITPGVAASSQYQFGRQRFNDQTFTGFGAVLPFTLPIAANFEYASAIQANLSIERQLNRDTSISATYIYVDAKNLPHPTDLNTPNSALQIQNFQRFFGGALPTTTQAAVAFSIASTAPGTATGVGCFVVIPGMVAQCPNGRVVAPAIANFFRPNAPNYFLAQALSGGLVTKAVLDSQLGGSLRTPGTLTPFGSVNAQVSDGSSNYNAMNVELKRRFANNLTFLASYTWSHSIDDSSDLQTLLIAQDVNNFGAEKADSLFDQRHRFVFSGLLSSPTRWRKGNALQKFLADFTVAPIIEFSSGRPFNIITNVDANNDQSSQTDRPDVRPDGTLCVPSTPATGTGSIAPGSPCSLFDFNAQGQLVFGVGSLGRNKGKTHAFSSVDLRISRAINFGERFRLDLIAEGFNLFNRFNEGSASPFFTDVNSFNQRAEGNRYYSRPTAAYDARQFQFGAKFSF from the coding sequence ATGAGAGTATTTCCGTCAAACGTGACAGCGGCGGCCACTAAAATTGGTCTGTTCTTCGCTGTTTCAATGCTTTTTGCATTGTCGGCTTTCGCACAGACCCAATCAAACGCCGCCGACCTGACCGGAACGGTCACCGATCCGACCGGAGCCGTCGTTGCCGGCGCATCTGTCCGGGCCAAAGGCTTGGCAACCGGCATCAGCCGCAACACCACGACCGATTCACAGGGCCAATACACGATAGTAGGCCTGCCTCCGGGTGAATACGAAGTGACCGCTGAGGCCGCGACGTTCAAAACAAGCGTCATCTCGGGCGTCAGACTGACCGTCGGACAAAGTGCGAATCTCACGATCAAGCTCGAACTTGGTGAAACGAGCGTTGTTGTCAACGTCACCGGTGACGACGTACAGCTCGTCGAAACTTCAAAATCCGGCGTTTCGAATACGATCGACCAACAAAAGATCATTAATTTGCCGATCAACGAACGAAGTGCGACCGGCTTTGCTCTCACGCTCTCGACGGTCGGCCGCGACAATGGCCGCCCTATCGGCCCTGCACCGACCTCAGGTTTGAACATCGGCGGACAACGCGGACGTTCGACTCAGGTCAACGTTGACGGAGCCGATTTTACGGATAACTCGATCAACGCGGCCCGTTCGACGGTCTCGATGGAAGCCGTCCAGGAATATCAGGTCGCCACAAACTCTTACACCGCCGAGTTTGGCCGTGCCACGGGCGGCGTCGTTAACGTCGTCACCAAACGCGGGACCAACGATTTCCGCGGTAATGTTTTCGGATTTATCCGTGACAAGAGTATCCAGGCCCGTAACGCTTTTTCTCCGATCGCGGAGCCTGATTTCCGCCGTACGCAGTGGGGAGCCACATTTGGCGGGCCGATCATCAAAGACAAAACATTTATCTTCGGAGCATTTGAACGCCGTCAACGCGACGAGTCAGGCTTTTTCACCAGTGATGTGGTTGGCAATTTGACATCATCGGCGACGATCCCGGTCATCGCCGGCGTCAATCCGATTGCCCGGACATTCGTCAATCTTACTTCTCAACAGGCTGCGGCGATCAACGCCCTGGTCAATTCCGGCGTTGCCGCCAACATATGTGCGGCCCGTGCATATGCTTTCTTTGCGTCGAGCGGCGGCCAAACGGCACTGCTCGGAGCCAACCCGTTGACCAGTCCGAACGACGGCAGCGTTTGCCCGGCGATTTCGCCTATCGGCCCTGGTGCTATCGGCCCCAGATTTTTGCTTAGCGGTGCTCCGGTTCCGCTTACTGCGACAAATGCCTCCGGCTTGCCGATCGCATTTCGTCCGCTCAACGGTCTCCAACGGATCTTCCCGGTCTCTGAACGTGCAAATTATTTCACCGTTCGCGGCGACCACAACGTCGACGAGAACAACCAGATCTCGATCCGTGCCGGCTATAATACCATCGACCTGACGGGAATACAGGTCGAATCGCAGAACCAGTCGCTCGGCCAGAACGATTTTTCGCGAACCGGCGTGACGACCGTCAGAGACTTCTCGTTCAACGTCTCCGGCAACTCTATCATCGGCGCGAATATGTCGAATGAGATCCGCCTCAGCTACGGTAAACGCGACACCACTTTCAGGTCGCAGAACGGTGACGCTGTCGCCTACAACATTTCAGGCACCGCGTTCATCGGCCGCGAGCTGTTTTCGCCGGTCGAACGTATCGAAAAGCGGCTCCAGTTAATGGATAACTTTAGCTGGACCATCGGTTCGCATACCCTCAAGGTCGGCGGCGATATCAATTTCGTCAGCATCCCAAGGGCCCATTTCGAACTCAACTTCGCCGGACTCTACAACTTCGGCAACTTTGCGGCCAGCAACCTGAACGCCGGATTTGCCGGCCTTCCGGATTTCACTCCGGTCCAGAGCTATGGCCTCGGGCTTCCGTCGACCTACATTCAGGGATTCGGTAATCCTGATTCGGTCATCAAGAATAAGCCGCTGGCATTCTTCGTTCAGGACACCTGGAGAGTTGACGACCGTCTGACGCTCAACTACGGTATGCGTTACGATATCGAGTTTACCGAGACGATCGCTCCTGTCGGTTTCCGCGATCCGCTGACCGGTATCAATCTGGCATCGTCAGACATCCTTGCCGCTCAAAATGCTGTCGGCGTTCAGCAGGGATTTCCGCGTGACACCAACAACTGGGCACCTCGCTTCGGCTTTGCGTATGACTGGGCAGGCGACGGCAAGACCGTGACCCGCGGTTCGATCGGACTTTATTACGATCATCCGCTCCTCGTAGCCGCTTTCAACTCAGACATCGCCGATGCCGCTCAACAGCAGCAGGCCGTTCTTACAGCCGGCAGCCCGGCCCCGACATCGCTCTTTAATGCCGCTCAGGTTTTCCACGGAACGGTCTGCGGTGCTCAGGGCTCAAGTGCAGCAATCTGCGGTGCTGTAATTACACCGGGTGTTGCGGCTTCGTCCCAGTATCAGTTCGGCCGTCAGCGTTTTAACGATCAGACATTCACCGGCTTTGGTGCTGTTCTGCCGTTCACACTTCCGATCGCGGCCAACTTTGAGTACGCATCGGCCATTCAGGCAAATCTATCGATCGAGCGTCAGTTGAATCGTGACACGTCGATCTCTGCAACCTACATTTACGTTGACGCCAAGAACCTGCCGCATCCGACCGATCTGAACACTCCAAACTCGGCGTTGCAGATCCAGAATTTCCAACGCTTCTTCGGCGGAGCACTTCCGACCACCACACAGGCGGCAGTTGCATTCTCGATCGCTTCGACGGCTCCGGGAACGGCGACCGGCGTCGGCTGTTTCGTGGTCATCCCGGGAATGGTGGCACAGTGTCCGAACGGACGCGTCGTCGCTCCGGCGATCGCCAACTTCTTCCGTCCGAATGCACCGAACTACTTCCTGGCACAAGCCCTCTCGGGTGGTTTGGTAACCAAGGCGGTTCTCGATTCGCAGCTCGGCGGCAGCTTGCGCACACCCGGAACGCTCACGCCTTTCGGCAGCGTCAACGCTCAGGTCTCTGACGGTTCGTCGAACTACAACGCGATGAATGTCGAGCTCAAGCGTCGCTTTGCCAATAACCTCACATTCCTGGCGAGCTACACATGGTCACATTCGATCGACGATTCGTCCGATCTGCAGACCTTGCTCATTGCTCAGGATGTGAACAACTTTGGAGCGGAAAAAGCCGATTCACTCTTTGACCAGCGGCACCGATTCGTATTCAGCGGCCTCTTGTCGTCACCGACACGCTGGAGAAAGGGCAACGCTCTGCAGAAGTTCCTTGCTGATTTCACGGTCGCACCGATCATCGAGTTTTCGTCCGGCCGTCCGTTCAACATCATCACGAATGTGGACGCAAACAACGACCAATCGAGCCAGACCGATCGTCCGGATGTCAGGCCCGACGGAACATTATGTGTCCCTTCGACACCGGCAACCGGAACAGGCTCGATCGCACCGGGATCGCCGTGTTCGCTGTTCGACTTCAATGCACAGGGACAGCTCGTGTTCGGCGTGGGCAGCCTCGGACGCAATAAGGGCAAAACACATGCGTTCTCGTCGGTCGATCTGCGTATCTCACGTGCGATCAATTTTGGCGAGCGTTTCCGCCTCGACTTGATCGCTGAAGGGTTCAATCTTTTCAACCGCTTCAACGAGGGTTCGGCTTCGCCGTTCTTCACCGACGTAAATTCGTTTAACCAGCGTGCGGAAGGCAACCGTTACTACAGCCGTCCGACCGCCGCTTACGATGCACGTCAGTTCCAGTTCGGAGCAAAATTCAGCTTCTAG
- a CDS encoding DUF1730 domain-containing protein, with amino-acid sequence MNLSNRIKDKASELGFSKTGIVAADALDAEAANLHQWLTRGLNADMTWMEANLEKRTDPRVLFPGARSIVVVAQNYYTDHKHDEAQGRGKISRYAWGDDYHDVVHEKLKELLAWIKVNEPSADGKICVDTAPMMDKAWAVRAGIGWLGKHSNVITTEIGSWIFIGSIILNIDLEYGQRDRRRSLRNMHRLPRCVPDVGHNRTLPRRFEKMHLIRDNRAAGRIAAPRDRRTSRWLDLRLRHMSGHMPMEPL; translated from the coding sequence ATGAACCTATCCAACCGGATCAAAGACAAAGCGAGTGAGCTCGGATTTTCAAAGACCGGCATCGTCGCTGCTGATGCCCTCGATGCCGAAGCCGCCAACCTGCACCAATGGCTCACTCGCGGTTTGAACGCCGATATGACATGGATGGAGGCCAACCTCGAGAAGCGCACCGACCCGCGCGTCCTCTTTCCCGGTGCCCGATCGATCGTCGTCGTCGCTCAAAACTATTACACAGATCACAAACACGACGAGGCCCAAGGCCGCGGCAAGATCTCACGCTACGCCTGGGGCGACGATTATCACGATGTCGTTCACGAAAAGCTAAAGGAACTATTGGCATGGATAAAGGTCAACGAACCGTCGGCCGATGGCAAGATCTGCGTCGATACCGCTCCGATGATGGATAAGGCATGGGCTGTGCGTGCCGGCATCGGCTGGCTCGGCAAACACTCAAACGTCATCACGACCGAGATCGGTTCTTGGATATTTATCGGCTCGATCATCCTGAATATCGATCTCGAGTACGGCCAGCGAGACCGTCGTCGATCACTGCGGAACATGCACCGCTTGCCTCGATGCGTGCCCGACGTCGGCCATAATCGAACCTTACCTCGTCGATTCGAAAAAATGCATCTCATACGCGACAATAGAGCTGCGGGGCGAATCGCTGCCCCGCGAGATCGCCGAACATCAAGATGGCTGGATCTACGGCTGCGACATATGTCAGGACATATGCCCATGGAACCGCTTTGA
- a CDS encoding tyrosine phenol-lyase, with protein MSPNTLLTIGQQFSRRSWAEPWKIKMVEPLNMSTREERERALTDAGFNTFLLRSDDVYIDLLTDSGTGAMSDRQWAGMMLGDEAYAGSRNFYHLESAVQKFYGYKFIVPTHQGRGAEHLISKVAIKPGQYVPGNMYFTTTRLHQELAGGIFVDVIIDEAHDPQILHPFKGNIDLDKLETLIKREGAGNIAYVSVAGTVNMAGGQPVSMKNIRDLRHMTDRYGIKLYLDATRMVENAFFIQEREAGYADMSIAEILREFCGYTDGAWMSAKKDSLVNIGGWLAVNDEEIFEELRNLVVVFEGLHTYGGLAGRDLEAMAIGIAESVQDEHIHSRIGQVRYLGELLTTWEIPIVHPVGGHAIFLDAKAFYPQLEQIKFPAQTLAAELYLDSGIRSMERGIASAGRNAKTGDHNYPKLELTRLTIPRRVYTQAHMDVIAESVRAVYENRDQTRGLKMVHEPKYLRFFQARFERL; from the coding sequence ATGTCACCAAATACACTTTTAACAATCGGACAACAATTCAGCCGCCGTTCGTGGGCAGAACCGTGGAAGATCAAGATGGTCGAACCGCTCAACATGAGCACCCGCGAAGAACGCGAACGGGCCCTGACGGACGCCGGATTTAACACATTTCTGCTGCGTTCGGACGACGTCTATATCGATCTGCTGACCGATAGCGGAACCGGAGCGATGAGCGACCGGCAGTGGGCCGGGATGATGCTCGGCGACGAAGCGTACGCCGGCAGCCGCAATTTTTACCACCTTGAGTCGGCGGTCCAAAAATTCTACGGCTATAAATTTATCGTGCCGACGCATCAGGGCCGCGGAGCCGAGCACCTCATTAGCAAGGTCGCGATCAAGCCGGGCCAATACGTGCCGGGGAATATGTATTTTACGACGACGCGGCTGCATCAGGAGCTAGCGGGCGGAATATTCGTGGACGTCATCATCGACGAGGCACACGACCCGCAAATACTGCACCCGTTCAAGGGCAACATCGATCTCGACAAGCTCGAAACGCTGATCAAGCGTGAGGGAGCCGGCAATATCGCCTATGTCAGCGTCGCCGGAACGGTCAACATGGCCGGCGGCCAGCCCGTCAGCATGAAAAACATCCGGGATCTGCGGCATATGACCGACCGCTACGGCATCAAGCTCTATCTGGACGCGACGCGGATGGTCGAGAACGCATTCTTCATACAGGAACGCGAAGCGGGCTACGCCGATATGTCGATCGCGGAAATTTTGCGGGAATTCTGCGGCTACACTGATGGTGCGTGGATGAGCGCGAAAAAGGACAGCCTCGTCAATATCGGCGGCTGGCTGGCGGTCAACGACGAAGAGATATTTGAAGAACTGCGCAATCTCGTCGTCGTTTTCGAGGGCCTGCACACCTACGGCGGTCTGGCCGGACGCGACCTCGAGGCAATGGCCATCGGCATCGCCGAAAGCGTGCAGGACGAGCATATCCATTCGCGGATCGGTCAGGTCCGATATCTCGGCGAACTGCTGACGACATGGGAGATACCGATCGTTCATCCGGTCGGCGGCCATGCGATCTTTCTGGACGCCAAGGCGTTCTATCCGCAGCTCGAACAGATCAAGTTTCCGGCCCAGACACTGGCGGCTGAGCTGTATCTCGATTCAGGCATTCGTTCGATGGAACGCGGCATCGCTTCGGCCGGACGCAACGCCAAGACCGGCGACCATAATTACCCTAAACTCGAGCTCACGCGGCTGACCATCCCGCGCCGCGTCTATACGCAGGCACACATGGACGTCATCGCCGAATCGGTCCGAGCCGTCTACGAAAACCGCGACCAGACCCGCGGCCTGAAAATGGTCCACGAGCCGAAATACCTGCGATTTTTCCAGGCGAGGTTTGAGCGGTTATAG
- the acs gene encoding acetate--CoA ligase, whose product MSEPIAIESTLNEHRLFHPPNDFAANAHVKSMDEYDRLYAEAAADPEGFWAKQAEELHWFRKWDRVLDWDAPFAKWFVGGKINISYNCLDRHLTTSRKNKAAIIWEGETGEIKTITYLQLHQEVTRFANVLKSLGVKTGDRVALYMPLIPALSVAMLACARIGATHTVIFGGFSADAIRDRVNDCGVKLIVTADGGFRRGAEIKLKEIVDEAVTGCPGVENVIVFQRTNSKISMMPGRDHWWHELTKTVSADCPAEELDSENPLFILYTSGTTGKPKGILHTTGGYLTQTAYTAKLVFDLKDDDIYWCTADIGWVTGHSYVVYGPLAVGATVFMYEGAPNHPGFDRFWDIIERHKITIFYTAPTAIRAFIKWGEQYPLKHDLSSLRLLGTVGEPINPEAWMWYHAIIGKGKCPIVDTWWQTETGSIMISPLPGATPTTPGTATRPIPGILLDVVTKAGKSVGVNEGGYLVATHPWPSMLRTLWGDDERYKEAYWSEIPPFYFAGDGARRDEHGYYWIMGRVDDVINVSGHRLGTAEIESALVSHEAVAEAAVVGRPDEIKGQAISAFVTLEGGRKGDDELKEILRKHVAHEIGALAKPDDIRFTDMLPKTRSGKIMRRLLRELASGGKVAGDTTTLEDMSVLEKLREDEE is encoded by the coding sequence ATGTCCGAACCAATCGCTATCGAATCGACGCTCAACGAACATCGCCTTTTTCATCCGCCGAATGACTTTGCGGCGAATGCCCACGTCAAGAGCATGGACGAGTACGACCGTCTGTACGCCGAGGCGGCGGCCGATCCCGAAGGCTTTTGGGCAAAGCAGGCTGAGGAACTGCATTGGTTCAGGAAATGGGACAGGGTTCTCGATTGGGACGCTCCGTTTGCCAAGTGGTTCGTCGGCGGCAAGATCAATATTTCGTACAACTGCCTCGACCGGCACCTGACGACCTCGCGTAAAAACAAGGCCGCGATCATCTGGGAAGGCGAGACGGGCGAGATCAAAACGATCACTTATCTCCAGCTCCATCAAGAGGTTACGCGTTTCGCCAACGTCCTCAAGAGCCTCGGCGTTAAGACCGGCGACCGCGTCGCTCTCTATATGCCGCTGATTCCGGCACTCTCGGTCGCGATGCTCGCCTGTGCGCGGATCGGTGCGACGCACACGGTCATTTTCGGCGGATTTTCGGCCGACGCGATCCGCGACCGTGTGAACGATTGCGGCGTTAAACTCATCGTCACGGCCGACGGCGGTTTTCGCCGCGGAGCCGAGATCAAGCTCAAGGAGATCGTCGACGAAGCCGTGACGGGATGCCCCGGCGTCGAGAATGTCATTGTCTTTCAGCGGACAAATTCCAAGATCTCGATGATGCCCGGCCGCGATCATTGGTGGCACGAACTGACCAAGACCGTCTCCGCCGATTGCCCGGCCGAGGAGCTCGACAGCGAAAACCCGCTCTTTATCCTCTACACCTCAGGCACGACCGGCAAGCCCAAGGGCATCCTGCATACGACCGGCGGTTATCTGACGCAGACCGCGTACACAGCCAAGCTCGTTTTCGACCTCAAGGACGACGATATCTATTGGTGCACCGCCGACATCGGCTGGGTCACAGGCCACAGCTACGTCGTCTACGGTCCGCTCGCCGTCGGTGCGACCGTCTTTATGTACGAAGGCGCGCCGAACCATCCCGGATTCGACCGTTTTTGGGATATCATCGAACGCCACAAGATCACCATCTTTTACACCGCCCCAACTGCGATCCGAGCATTCATCAAATGGGGCGAGCAATATCCGCTCAAACACGACCTGTCGAGCCTAAGATTGCTTGGAACGGTCGGCGAACCGATCAATCCGGAGGCCTGGATGTGGTATCACGCCATCATCGGTAAAGGTAAATGCCCGATCGTCGACACATGGTGGCAGACCGAGACCGGCTCGATCATGATCTCACCGCTGCCCGGTGCGACGCCGACGACGCCCGGCACCGCGACCCGTCCGATTCCTGGAATTCTCCTCGATGTCGTCACTAAGGCCGGCAAGAGCGTCGGTGTGAACGAAGGCGGTTACCTCGTCGCAACGCACCCGTGGCCGTCGATGCTCCGTACCCTGTGGGGCGATGACGAACGCTATAAAGAGGCTTATTGGTCCGAGATCCCGCCCTTCTATTTCGCCGGCGACGGAGCCCGCCGCGATGAGCACGGCTATTATTGGATCATGGGCCGCGTCGATGACGTCATCAACGTCAGCGGCCACCGCCTCGGCACCGCCGAGATCGAATCAGCCCTCGTTTCGCACGAGGCAGTCGCCGAAGCCGCTGTCGTCGGCCGCCCCGACGAGATCAAAGGCCAGGCCATCTCCGCCTTCGTCACCCTCGAAGGCGGCCGCAAAGGCGATGACGAACTCAAAGAGATCTTGCGCAAACACGTCGCCCACGAGATCGGTGCTCTCGCCAAACCTGACGACATCCGCTTCACCGACATGCTGCCGAAAACGCGCTCCGGCAAGATCATGCGCCGGCTTCTCCGTGAGCTAGCCTCAGGCGGTAAAGTCGCCGGCGACACCACAACTCTCGAAGACATGTCGGTTTTGGAGAAATTACGGGAAGATGAGGAATAG
- a CDS encoding DUF433 domain-containing protein: MNWRNRISIDPAVCHGQACIRGTRVLVSVILDNLAANIPVDEILKSYPSLEPIDIQSAISYAAELSKERVFVIPETAIA, encoded by the coding sequence ATGAACTGGCGAAATCGAATTTCAATTGACCCTGCGGTCTGTCACGGTCAGGCCTGCATTCGCGGAACGCGAGTTTTGGTTTCGGTGATACTCGACAATCTCGCCGCAAATATCCCTGTAGATGAGATCCTCAAAAGCTATCCATCGCTTGAGCCTATTGATATTCAGTCCGCGATATCATATGCCGCAGAACTATCAAAGGAGCGTGTTTTTGTAATTCCTGAAACCGCAATCGCGTGA